The window CGTGAAGCAGAGGATCAGGTCCGTCAGGTTATGCAGGATATTTTGAAGAACAAGAGCGATATGCTGTCAGATACTATCCTGGCTAGCAGGAACGGTCGCAATGTTCTTCCTGTAAAAAATACCTATCGGAATAAGATTGCAGGGGTTGTCCACGATATTTCCGCTTCTGGCTCGACCGTTTATATTGAACCACGGGCTGTAGTGAGTTTAAATGAAGACATAAGTCACTTGCGTGCAGAAGAACGGCATGAAATTAGTCGGATCTTGCAGGAATTGTCGGATATGTTGCGACCACATAGCAGCATCATTCGTAATAATGCTTGGGTCATTGGACATTTGGATTTTGTCCGTGCCAAACATCTTTTTGCGCGTGAGTACAAGGCGGTGGTTCCTAGGCTTTCTGATAAGCAGGATATTGCCCTGCTCAATGTCCGCCATCCTCTGATTGCTCAGCCTGTACCCAATGACCTTTATTTTGGTAGTCAGTTGACGGCTATTGTTATTACAGGTCCCAACACGGGTGGTAAGACTATCATGCTCAAGACCTTGGGTTTGACCCATCTTATGGCCCAGTCTGGCTTACCAATCTTGGCTGATAAGGGCAGTCGGGTCGCTGTTTTCAAGGAAATTTTTGCGGATATTGGTGATGAACAGTCCATCGAGCAGAGTTTATCAACCTTCTCCAGTCACATGACCCATACGGTAGCGATTTTGGCGGAGGCAGATCAGGATTCCCTCATTCTCTTTGACGAGTTGGGAGCTGGGACCGATCCCCAGGAGGGTGCGTCGCTGGCCATGGCTATTCTGGAAGACCTTCGCCTGCGGGGGATCAAGACCATGGCAACTACCCACTATCCGGAGCTCAAGGCCTATGGGATAGAAACCTCTGGTATTGAAAATGCCAGCATGGAATTTGACACCAATAGCCTGCGTCCGACCTATAAGTTTATGCAGGGTGTTCCTGGTCGCTCCAATGCCTTTGAAATTGCCCGTCGTTTGGGCTTATCAGACATCATTATCCAGTCGGCTCAGTCTTGGACTGATACAGATAGCGACGTCAACCGGATTATCGAGAAGTTAGAGAGCCAGACTGTTGAAAGTCGCCGTCGCCTAGATAAGATTCGTGAGGTGGAACAAGAAAACTTCAAGATGAACCGAGCCCTCCGCAAGCTCTATGATGAGCTCAATCGGGAGAGGGAAAACGAGCTTAACAAGGCCCGCTTGGAAGCCAAGGAAATTGTAGATATGGCATTGGCAGAAAGCGAGGATATTCTCAAAAATCTCCATGCGGCAGCTAGTCTTAAGCCCCACCAGATTATTGAAGCCAAGGCCGAGCTGAAAAAGTTGGCGCCTGAAGTGGTGGATTTGTCTAAAAACAAGGTTCTGAAGAAAGCCAAAATCCAGCGTGCTGCCAAGGTGGGCGATGACATTATCGTTACAGCTTATGGACAACGTGGCACCCTGACCAATCAACTAAAGGACGGCCGTTGGGAAGCCCAGGTGGGCTTGATTAAGATGACCTTGACCAAAGATGAGTTTGAACTGATCAAAGCGGAAAAAGCAGAGCAGCCTAAGAAGCGCCAGGTTCACACGGTCAAACGTGCCAATGTACGAGGACCAAAAGCCCGCTTAGACCTCCGTGGCAAACGCTACGAAGAGGCTATGATGGAGCTGGATGAATTTATCGACCAGGCCCTACTCAATAACCTAGCCCAAGTCGATATTGTTCATGGTATTGGTACTGGAGTTATCCGAGAAGGCGTGACCAAGTACCTCCGTCGCAACAAGCAAGTCAAGGAGTTCGGCTATGCCCCACAAAATGCAGGTGGCTCTGGCTGTACCATTGTGACCTTTAAGTAAGGAGGTATGAGTAACATTATGATTATCAGAAACTATCAAACCAGAGATGAAAAAGGATGGGTTTATTGCAAGGCGCTCAGCTATCTCTTTTCCCCATTCTTTGATGATAGGGAAACGGAGAAGCCCGAACTAATGACAGACGTTTATGACTACCGTGTGGAATGGGTGGCGGAAGTAGATGGCTCAAACGGTTTGGGGAACCGTTTGAGGTTGGAGATGGGACTTGCGTAGCAAGTTTCTGCTATTAAGTTGGTCTAATCGACATCGATATTTACACGGAAGAGTGCAGCCAGTCTTATATTTACGCACCGAGTAAGCGAACAGCTTATTTTACTAACCTAGCAGTCCACCCTGATTTTCAAGGACAGGGCATTGCCCAGGCGCTTTTTGAAATAGCAGAGCAGGAGTTGAGAGAGCAAGGTGTAGAGAAACTAGCGATCTTTACCAG is drawn from Streptococcus sp. 29892 and contains these coding sequences:
- a CDS encoding endonuclease MutS2; its protein translation is MNSKIIESLEFHKVIGKIEPYLLTEQGLEELRQLGPMVEAHRIQQAFDELTDMGQIFVESPYFNLSATNDINPAMRRLELDTDLNISELLAVKKVLEVSKSLLDFYGNLENVSLSQLDKLFEKIELFPHLQGSLQSINDAGFVEDFASEKLARIRRKIREAEDQVRQVMQDILKNKSDMLSDTILASRNGRNVLPVKNTYRNKIAGVVHDISASGSTVYIEPRAVVSLNEDISHLRAEERHEISRILQELSDMLRPHSSIIRNNAWVIGHLDFVRAKHLFAREYKAVVPRLSDKQDIALLNVRHPLIAQPVPNDLYFGSQLTAIVITGPNTGGKTIMLKTLGLTHLMAQSGLPILADKGSRVAVFKEIFADIGDEQSIEQSLSTFSSHMTHTVAILAEADQDSLILFDELGAGTDPQEGASLAMAILEDLRLRGIKTMATTHYPELKAYGIETSGIENASMEFDTNSLRPTYKFMQGVPGRSNAFEIARRLGLSDIIIQSAQSWTDTDSDVNRIIEKLESQTVESRRRLDKIREVEQENFKMNRALRKLYDELNRERENELNKARLEAKEIVDMALAESEDILKNLHAAASLKPHQIIEAKAELKKLAPEVVDLSKNKVLKKAKIQRAAKVGDDIIVTAYGQRGTLTNQLKDGRWEAQVGLIKMTLTKDEFELIKAEKAEQPKKRQVHTVKRANVRGPKARLDLRGKRYEEAMMELDEFIDQALLNNLAQVDIVHGIGTGVIREGVTKYLRRNKQVKEFGYAPQNAGGSGCTIVTFK